A region from the Triticum aestivum cultivar Chinese Spring chromosome 3D, IWGSC CS RefSeq v2.1, whole genome shotgun sequence genome encodes:
- the LOC123076905 gene encoding uncharacterized protein isoform X2, producing the protein MASPQQPPPAKKPTPLPPTTISALDLDTLREIFLCLPSLPSLVRAALSCHTFLDAVRSSPAFRRRFRALHPPPLLGHFLTTQDTNIPTFVPLRSRSDPDIAAAVRGGDFFLTRLPVPEDGAVPVPAPVSAPEDNGDGVSVPVRAPAPEDDGEDAVFGSEDDDEDPIPDLVWSWSIDDCLDGFVVLDNWSTQQIAVYNPLARTLDVFPLPPHQEHCKNCERQYSDYYILAEKEEDSLPYRVLCVRHSEHGARTMVLSSDTSKWQIFPWVDIDGFWPSNGEGVTS; encoded by the exons ATGGCCTcgccgcagcagccgccgccggCGAAGAAACCCACACCACTCCCCCCGACGACCATAAGCGCCCTCGACCTAGACACCCTGCGCGAGATCTTCCTCTGCCTCCCCTCTCTCCCGAGCCTCGTCCGCGCCGCCCTCAGCTGCCACACCTTCCTGGACGCCGTCCGTTCGTCGCCCGCTTTCCGCCGCCGGTTCCGTGCGCTCCACCCACCCCCGCTCCTAGGCCACTTCCTCACCACCCAAGACACCAACATCCCTACTTTCGTGCCTCTCCGCAGCCGCTCCGACCCGGACATCGCGGCGGCCGTCCGCGGCGGCGATTTCTTCCTCACCCGCCTCCCAGTCCCCGAAGACGGCGCTGTGCCCGTTCCTGCACCCGTCTCCGCCCCCGAAGATAACGGGGATGGCGTTTCCGTTCCTGTCCGCGCCCCCGCACCCGAAGACGACGGCGAGGATGCCGTCTTCGGCtctgaagacgacgacgaggatccCATCCCCGACCTCGTGTGGTCATGGTCAATAGATGACTGCCTTGACGGATTCGTTGTTCTCGACAACTGGAGCACTCAGCAGATCGCCGTCTACAACCCGCTCGCGCGGACCCTGGATGTCTTCCCCCTGCCTCCCCACCAGGAGCACTGCAAGAACTGCGAGCGCCAGTATTCTGATTACTACATCCTCGCCGAAAAAGAAGAAGACTCCTTGCCGTACCGTGTCTTGTGCGTCCGGCACAGCGAACACGGGGCGCGCACCATGGTCTTATCATCGGACACCAGCAAGTGGCAGATTTTCCCATGGGTAGACATCGACGGGTTCTGGCCTAGCAATG GAGAGGGAGTGACGTCTTGA
- the LOC123076905 gene encoding uncharacterized protein isoform X1, with product MASPQQPPPAKKPTPLPPTTISALDLDTLREIFLCLPSLPSLVRAALSCHTFLDAVRSSPAFRRRFRALHPPPLLGHFLTTQDTNIPTFVPLRSRSDPDIAAAVRGGDFFLTRLPVPEDGAVPVPAPVSAPEDNGDGVSVPVRAPAPEDDGEDAVFGSEDDDEDPIPDLVWSWSIDDCLDGFVVLDNWSTQQIAVYNPLARTLDVFPLPPHQEHCKNCERQYSDYYILAEKEEDSLPYRVLCVRHSEHGARTMVLSSDTSKWQIFPWVDIDGFWPSNGKLVNGCIYWTIGMMDARVLNTATMQFSRMDNPPHRRGSDVLTAGETKDGRLCVVSAPKGPLTFESRLLVWIRRAGDNGIERWMLHKSLPFQEMAGIIRCRSREDNVKFEVTVRAIIDGFVYFSAYCRVMPHQHSTPWLLSFCMETVALNKLGRIPSGSSYPYIMPWPRSLVGIHNKQTSLSS from the exons ATGGCCTcgccgcagcagccgccgccggCGAAGAAACCCACACCACTCCCCCCGACGACCATAAGCGCCCTCGACCTAGACACCCTGCGCGAGATCTTCCTCTGCCTCCCCTCTCTCCCGAGCCTCGTCCGCGCCGCCCTCAGCTGCCACACCTTCCTGGACGCCGTCCGTTCGTCGCCCGCTTTCCGCCGCCGGTTCCGTGCGCTCCACCCACCCCCGCTCCTAGGCCACTTCCTCACCACCCAAGACACCAACATCCCTACTTTCGTGCCTCTCCGCAGCCGCTCCGACCCGGACATCGCGGCGGCCGTCCGCGGCGGCGATTTCTTCCTCACCCGCCTCCCAGTCCCCGAAGACGGCGCTGTGCCCGTTCCTGCACCCGTCTCCGCCCCCGAAGATAACGGGGATGGCGTTTCCGTTCCTGTCCGCGCCCCCGCACCCGAAGACGACGGCGAGGATGCCGTCTTCGGCtctgaagacgacgacgaggatccCATCCCCGACCTCGTGTGGTCATGGTCAATAGATGACTGCCTTGACGGATTCGTTGTTCTCGACAACTGGAGCACTCAGCAGATCGCCGTCTACAACCCGCTCGCGCGGACCCTGGATGTCTTCCCCCTGCCTCCCCACCAGGAGCACTGCAAGAACTGCGAGCGCCAGTATTCTGATTACTACATCCTCGCCGAAAAAGAAGAAGACTCCTTGCCGTACCGTGTCTTGTGCGTCCGGCACAGCGAACACGGGGCGCGCACCATGGTCTTATCATCGGACACCAGCAAGTGGCAGATTTTCCCATGGGTAGACATCGACGGGTTCTGGCCTAGCAATGGTAAGCTGGTAAATGGCTGCATCTATTGGACCATTGGGATGATGGACGCCCGCGTGCTTAACACTGCTACAATGCAATTCTCTCGGATGGATAATCCGCCACACAGGAGAGGGAGTGACGTCTTGACGGCTGGTGAGACCAAGGATGGAAGGCTCTGTGTGGTCTCCGCACCTAAGGGGCCATTGACATTTGAATCTAGGCTTCTTGTTTGGATCCGGAGAGCCGGCGACAATGGCATCGAGAGGTGGATGTTGCACAAGTCACTCCCGTTTCAGGAGATGGCTGGAATCATTCGGTGTAGATCCAGGGAGGATAATGTTAAATTTGAAGTGACTGTTAGGGCGATTATTGATGGCTTTGTGTACTTCTCTGCTTATTGTCGGGTGATGCCGCATCAGCATTCGACTCCCTGGCTCCTATCCTTCTGCATGGAAACAGTGGCGCTGAACAAGCTTGGTCGCATCCCTAGTGGTTCTTCCTATCCCTACATCATGCCGTGGCCTCGTTCTTTGGTTGGTATACACAACAAG CAAACCAGCTTATCCAGTTAA
- the LOC123073789 gene encoding uncharacterized protein, whose protein sequence is MVSPQQPAAAKKPTPLPPTTISALDLDTLREFFLCLPSLPSLVRAALSCHTFLDAVRSSPAFRRRFRALHPPPLLGHFLTTQDTTIRTFVPLRSRSDPDIAAAVRGGDFFLTRLPVPEDDGAVSIPAPVSAPEDSEGGVSVPVPAPAPEDDDMDAIFGFADDDEDPVPEDPVPEWSIDDCRDGFVVLDNWSTQQIAVYNPLARTLDLFPLPPRQEHSKDCERQYSDYYILAEKEEDSLPYRVVCVWHSEHGARAMVLSSDTSNWQIFPWADIDGFWPGNGKMVNGCIYWTNGMTDARVLNTATMQFSRMDKPPRMRGHEVLTAGETKDGRLCVVCAPLGPLTFESVLAVWIRRADDDGVERWMLDKSLPLQEIAGIVRCGFRQDNVQFQVSVRAIIGGFVYFSAYCGVLPHDHSDLWLLSFCVETAALNKLGRIFRGVSYPYIMAWPRSLVGTQQGD, encoded by the coding sequence ATGGTCTCGCCGCAgcagccggcggcggcgaagaAACCCACACCACTCCCCCCGACGACCATAAGCGCCCTCGACCTAGACACCCTGCGCGAGTTCTTCCTCTGCCTCCCCTCTCTCCCGAGCCTCGTCCGCGCCGCCCTCAGCTGCCACACCTTCCTGGACGCCGTCCGTTCGTCGCCCGCTTTCCGCCGCCGGTTCCGTGCGCTCCACCCACCCCCGCTCCTAGGCCACTTCCTCACCACCCAAGACACCACCATCCGTACTTTCGTGCCTCTCCGCAGCCGCTCCGACCCGGACATCGCGGCGGCGGTACGCGGCGGCGATTTCTTCCTCACCCGCCTCCCGGTCCCCGAAGACGACGGCGCCGTGTCCATTCCTGCACCCGTCTCCGCCCCCGAAGACAGCGAGGGTGGCGTGTCCGTTCCTGTCCCCGCTCCCGCACCCGAAGACGACGACATGGATGCCATCTTCGGCTTCGCAGACGACGACGAGGATCCCGTCCCCGAGGATCCTGTCCCCGAGTGGTCGATCGATGACTGCCGTGACGGATTCGTTGTTCTCGACAACTGGAGCACTCAGCAGATCGCCGTCTACAACCCGCTCGCGCGGACACTGGATCTCTTCCCCCTGCCTCCCCGCCAGGAGCACTCCAAGGACTGCGAGCGCCAGTATTCTGATTACTACATCCTCGCCGAAAAAGAAGAAGACTCCTTGCCGTACCGCGTCGTGTGCGTCTGGCACAGCGAACATGGGGCGCGCGCCATGGTCTTATCATCGGACACCAGCAACTGGCAGATTTTCCCATGGGCGGACATCGACGGGTTCTGGCCTGGCAATGGTAAGATGGTTAATGGCTGCATCTATTGGACCAATGGGATGACGGATGCGCGCGTGCTTAACACTGCTACAATGCAATTCTCTCGGATGGATAAGCCGCCGCGCATGAGAGGGCATGAGGTATTGACGGCTGGTGAGACCAAGGATGGAAGACTCTGTGTGGTCTGCGCACCTTTGGGGCCACTGACATTTGAATCCGTGCTTGCCGTTTGGATCCGGAGAGCCgatgatgatggcgtcgagaggTGGATGTTGGACAAGTCACTCCCGTTGCAGGAGATAGCTGGAATCGTTCGATGTGGATTCAGGCAGGATAATGTTCAATTTCAAGTGAGTGTTAGGGCGATTATTGGTGGCTTTGTGTACTTCTCTGCTTATTGTGGGGTGTTGCCCCATGATCATTCGGATCTCTGGCTCCTATCCTTCTGCGTGGAAACGGCGGCGCTGAACAAGCTTGGTCGCATCTTTCGTGGTGTTTCCTATCCCTACATCATGGCGTGGCCTCGTTCTTTGGTTGGTACACAACAAGGTGACTAA